The Nodosilinea sp. FACHB-141 nucleotide sequence TAAAGACGATTCCACCACGCAGGCGGTGAAAGCGGCGGCGATCGCGGCGTCAAAGGCATTGCCGCCCTGGCGGAGCATCTCAGCCCCAGCTTCGGCGGTGAGGGCGTGGCCTGCCGCAACTGCGCCTCGATTGGTTTTAGGAGGAATACTCATAGCTGAGTAGTATATCCCTCGCGCTGCTAAGGCAGATTGCCCGCCGCCAAAATCTGCTCCACTGACAGCGACAGCTCAGGAAATGTGGGCGACACCAGGAGCTGATCCCCAAAAAATACGGCTTCGTCGTAGAGCCCTTCATTGAAGGTCAGCACCGTCACTTTAGACTCCAGCGGATCGACAATCCAGTATTCGGGAATCTCTAGGGCAGCGTATTCTGTGCGCTTGTAACGATAGTCGCGGGTAATGGAGTCGGGGCTAACGACTTCTACAGCGAGCAACGGAGGCGTTTGGGCGATCGCCGCCCGATTCACCAGTTCACCAACTTGTTCTGGTGTTAACACATAGACATCCGTCAACCGCGATTTTCGCACCCCAGTACGCACTCCGGCTTCCCGAAAGCAGAACCAACCCAGACCCAGGCGAGCGATTTCTGCATCCAGGCACTGCTCAATGAACTTGGCAATCAGCATGTGCCGAAAAGTCGGCGGAGTCATGGCAACCAGCTCTCCATCCGCCAGTTCATAACGGTTTTCAGTGCCGTCATCGTAGGCAATGTAGTCTTCAAAGCTAAGAAGAGCTGCTGTGGTGGAGGGGATCATGGGTTGCTCCGCTTTCCCTAATTGTGCCACGGCTCTAAGAAGGGTAAGAATGCCTGATCGCTATCTCTAGCTCCAGTCTTCGCGGCCCCGGCCTAACCCCTTATAGACCTCGCCCTGCTGGTGGATGGCGCGGGTTTTTTCGAACAGTTCGGCTTCGGTGAGCTGCCAGCGGTTGAGGGCCTTTTTGAGGTCGGTCTGAATGTCGCGGGCACCGGGAAAGCCTTCGTAGCGAGTCATCAGCCGGGCCAGCTCGACTAGG carries:
- a CDS encoding Uma2 family endonuclease; this translates as MIPSTTAALLSFEDYIAYDDGTENRYELADGELVAMTPPTFRHMLIAKFIEQCLDAEIARLGLGWFCFREAGVRTGVRKSRLTDVYVLTPEQVGELVNRAAIAQTPPLLAVEVVSPDSITRDYRYKRTEYAALEIPEYWIVDPLESKVTVLTFNEGLYDEAVFFGDQLLVSPTFPELSLSVEQILAAGNLP
- a CDS encoding DUF3288 family protein, yielding MADITKDQQHPQYKTDRQVVNQLLAGEATDFNLVELARLMTRYEGFPGARDIQTDLKKALNRWQLTEAELFEKTRAIHQQGEVYKGLGRGREDWS